GACCCTCCCCTACCGGCCCCTGGCCGGCGTGGTCCCGTGCCCGGGAGGGTGGCTGGTGGCCGGGGCCAAGCTCCAGGGCACGACGATGTCACCCGAGGAGCCGGTGGTCCTGCGCACGTTCGTCGAGGTGCTCGACACCAAGCCCGCTTTCGAGATCATCGCCCTGGGCGCGGCGGTCGGCCTGCCCGACATCCCAGCGGCGGGGGGTCGGCAGTGCGACCGGGAGGCGCGGGCGCTCCTGGGATGGCCCCGGAGCGGGGCGATCATCTCCCCGCCGGCCCGGGCCGCCCTGGCCGCCCGGAGCTACACGAAGGCCCGCGCCGCCAACGGGGGGCGCCTCAGCGCGGTGGCGTGGGCGCGCCTGGCCCGGTTGGCCGAGATCGAAGAGGTGATAGCCCCTTACTGGCAACGCACGGTCTTCGAGGTCAACCCGGAGCTGAGCTTCCACCAGCTCAACGAGGACGCTCCCCTCCTGTACCCGAAGCAGTCGCAGGTCGGGATCAAGGAGCGCACCGACCTGGTCGTAGGGCGGATCTCGGGGATGCAGCGCATCGTCGACGCCCGCGTACGGGGGGCCGGAGTGGCCCACCGCCTCGATGCCGCCGCCTGCCTGTGGACCGCTCGGCGCATCGCCGCCCACGCCGTCAGGCGGCTGCCCGAGGAGCCGGTCTGGGACGCCCAGGGCCTCCGGATGGAGATCGTCCGGTAGTGCCCCGGGCCGGCCCGCCCGAGGACGGAGGGTGAGATTCGCGCAGAAGGTGATGACCGGCAACCCTCATGTGGGCGGCCTTCCAGCCGATTCAA
This DNA window, taken from Acidimicrobiales bacterium, encodes the following:
- a CDS encoding DUF429 domain-containing protein; its protein translation is TLPYRPLAGVVPCPGGWLVAGAKLQGTTMSPEEPVVLRTFVEVLDTKPAFEIIALGAAVGLPDIPAAGGRQCDREARALLGWPRSGAIISPPARAALAARSYTKARAANGGRLSAVAWARLARLAEIEEVIAPYWQRTVFEVNPELSFHQLNEDAPLLYPKQSQVGIKERTDLVVGRISGMQRIVDARVRGAGVAHRLDAAACLWTARRIAAHAVRRLPEEPVWDAQGLRMEIVR